The Vigna unguiculata cultivar IT97K-499-35 chromosome 1, ASM411807v1, whole genome shotgun sequence nucleotide sequence TAGATAGGCCAATCAaatcaaagcaagaaaaaaaatgaaccaCTTTCGTAAAAATGCGTGGGCTAATTGATTTGGCATATTATAAagcaatttgttttttttcttttcaaaataaaccaTACACAGTCCTAATCATTAATGTTAGAGGGTTTAGTAGAGTTTGTttagaattatataattgttcgtaacatttttattcaataaatgtATTACAGtgaacttaaaatatatattttaatttagtttaggAGAAAAAGTGTTGATTGAACTCTGTTtttggataaaaataataaaataattagttaattgactttttttttattcaaatgcATTTCACGTACTGCACCCAAAGTCTTTTATTCAATCAAGTTTCTACATGATAATGATCCAAATCTGAATTGGGAAGTAGTACTTTCCACCTACCACAGATTGTTTGCCATGTTTTGGTCAGTGTCCGTTTTCTATTACGTGTGAAACAAAATCTCAagttttagaaatatttataattaaactcaAAAAGGAACTTtcaaacttaaatataattattccatatttttatttttaagaaataaaaaaagttcaggagacattgaagaagaaaaataaggtAAAAGAAACAAGAcaagaaaataggaaaaatataaagaaaaggagaagagataaaattttttttcttctagaaacatgattaaatcccgtaaaatattttcatcaaaGTGAATTTAgttacaaactttttttaagagatatcgatttattttattttttaacattaaaactaaaattaagtGTTTAGTTGTTATTTCTTTTACCTTTCAACGAAATACACAAACATCAATTacatcttttatctttttcttttaatttgtcaaaCTTAATAGTGTTCCAActcattcaatattttattatttgtttaaagagTGAAACTTCGTTACgatcttatttttaaaagatatctAAAAAAGTGCAGGTagcttttcattttgaaataattttaattcgatatatattttttagttgatGGCTTTTGTGAGATAAGAGACTGAATTAAGAGTTATTTGTGATCGTGAGAACTCATCGGTGCTAATTAtttcaaatgtattttaattattttgatgaacTTATTAATCAGTTACATTttaacactttattttttatttattttgcaggctgcaattattttgttaattttggtGAAAACTGTGTTATAAGCAAACCTAACTCAAGTAATAATCCAATTAAAGTAAAGTTAAGCTGAAATGAAACTTACTCTCAGAGCAATTTAAACCTAACTTGTACTATTTTTCTAACATGTGGGTTGAATTGGATTCTACAATTTTGTCACTtttatttaaccaaaattatagtattttcatttaaaaacaaGCCCTATAGTAGATTAGAGTATTTGGTTACGTGAGAAAATGTGGAATCTCTCCGTTTTGGTGAGGAGGCACTTTggtaatacaaaaataatatataaaaagtatcaTCGTAGTCGtctatttgatttttaatttcataatattcGATTATAATATGAAAGAATGAACGAATGAATGTGGACGGAGGAGTTGGCTGGCTTAGCGTTGAACACTGCTCCATGCTGTTAAAGCCTTCGCTGCTCTCACACCAATCCAACTTCAGATTTTCCCGAGAAACTCGCATTTTCTGGTAAAATTACTCTGACACAACTCTCAACTTTCTCAACCTCGCCGCACTCGCTTTCCATTCCGATTTTCATCTTCTTTGACCGATttccattttcttctctctcaatTTCAAGGGCAAGAAACTCCACGAATTCCTACATGGCGCCTCCAATCCTCTCCCTTGCTCTTCCCTCCGACACCGGTCGAGTTCTCAGCATTCAATCTCACACCGTTCAGGTTTTTCTCTTCAGCGGTTACTCCTCGATTGCTTCTTTAATACATTTAATGTTCGTTGATGATGTCACCGACTGTTTGTAGAATGAAGAATATTAGCCTGTATTGTTGCCTATAGTGAAATCATTGCATTCAGCTGTTCTTATAAGGTTGGTGTATCTTAACATGCATGATGTTTTGGATTGAGAAAAATGGAATTCTTGGTTTCTTCTCATTGGTAGTAAAATTCGATGCAACTATGCCTTTGGTAATTGGTATTAATAATGAATTGAATGTCATTGTCAGTTCAATGCAGCTTGCTAAGTACTTACCTTGACATCGTGGCTGCTTGTTTATCATTCTTAGGGGTATGTTGGCAATAAATCGGCTGTCTTCCCTCTGCAACTACTGGGCTACGATGTGGATCCAATTAACTCCGTGCAGTTTTCTAATCATACAGGCAAGCCGAgtctttgatttttgttttagtcTCTCAAGACCGAGGCCTGATATATGGTGTGATGCCATTTGTCAATTTGAACAAGTTTAGGTGTGATACGCTATACTTGTCAAAGTAATACTGCAGTTATGGTTTGATACATTTGAGGATTATAATGCAGGATATCCGACGTTTAAGGGGCAGGTCTTGAATGGACAAGAACTCTGGGAACTAATAGAAGGCCTTGAAGGAAATGAGTTATTGTTCTATACTCACTTGTTAACAGGTACTATAAATATTGCCCTTTGTACTTTAGATTGTGAACTGTATGTCATTTACCTCATGAACGCTATATTAAGTAGGTAAAGCAGACCGCTGATTCAAGTTTTGCCACAATATGCAGCAGTCTATACTTCTTAGACGATGTGTTTCTTCAACATTTTGTTGCTCTTGCTGAAATGCTTCAATTTTTCTCATTCaaagtatattaaattattcattgaGTATCCATTAAGTGTTGTATTCTTTTGTATCACTGAATTCTTGTGTTCTTGTTAATttattcttctgtttttttGTTGACAAGTTTCTCTCTTTCAAAATCGTTATTCTGTATTATTGTTGAGTCATTCTGCAATCTTTCCtcttttaaaaattctaattgTTATGATATCTATGATATACTTTTGTGAACAACTACAATATTTTCAGTTGTCTTTAATCACTATCCTGTCAATTTGATGCAATTTTATTCTGTTCCCTATTTCAATTTCAGGTTATATTGGTTCAGAGTCTTTTCTAAACACTGTATTGCAAGTCGTCAACAAACTTCGGTCAATAAACCCAGAGCTTATCTATGGTGAGAATATTGAAGATATGGGATTGTTTGATATTCAGATAAAGTTTCGCTGATCATCATATCTGGCCTTGTACAAtgttttgatttcttttatcattttcagCTTTACTTTTAACTTCAGGCCATGTTATATTGACCTAGCCTTTATGAATAATTAGATATTACTAGAAGGACcaagaaaaaacataatttaagtCTTTAGACATACATGGAGAGATTGAAGAGAAAACTTACATCCTGCTGTGGCCAACAGGGAATATGCTTTTTTAAGTCTCAACTAAAGTTTGTGTTCCATATGGACAATGTTGTTTTGTCAATGATTTTTAAGTGTAATTGAAGCATAGGGAATATGATttcaatgtttttccttttttggtGTTGGGCACTTGAACCTTAAgcatttattttactttttatttctttttagagaatatgtatatatgtacatCTGCATTTAATAAAGTTGTACTTCCTTGTCAGTATGTGATCCAGTGATGGGTGATGAAGGAAAGCTTTATGTTCCCCAAGAGCTTGTATCAGTCTATCGTGAGAAGGTATGACTGTTCTATAAAGATATTTCTGCAGGTgtgaagtaaaaataatttatactatgTAGTCATATACAGTATAACAAACTAGAAATACATAAACTTATTCAATTGAACTATTGTATTCCTTCActtatagttttaaattatataattacttaGTTAACAGGTTCCTATTTTTATTGGATGATACAGACATACTTCCCTTTCATGTATcccatttttaatttgaaaagtatATTCCTAGTTTTAGCATCTGAGTAACACATATTTTGGCAGGTTGTTCCGGTGGCTTCAATGTTGACTCCCAACCAGTTTGAGGCAGAACTACTGACAGGTTTCAGGTATTTATATAAGAATTAatattgcataatttttttctgttcTAGTCATTCcttttttttggttttctttcCCTGGTGTATAGATGATAGCACACCGATTTGGTTTCTTTTTCTGTTCAATACAAAAAGCTCTTGACTAAGTTTTGGGAGTAAAAGATTGATGTTTTTGAGATTAAGTTATGGACAAAAACTCAGAATGAAGTTATTTGGTGTTCATATGGGGCTGTATGATATCGATACTACTATTGATTTGCTTCTTGAGAAGGATTCATTTTGAGTTACAAATGTTCGTttcctctattttttctttataattagaTACCTTTTTgattctaatatttatttattttgttcaatttggttcctcgATTTTCAAAATGCAACTATGTATCCCTTTCAAGGTTTAATCAAGTCtctcaatttgttaaaaatgcAACAATGTGACTCTTTCATGTATTGGAATTGACaatgttaatattataaattttcgcTATTCGTTGGTTGTtggttataaattttatgaatgcATGAATTAAAACTGTCAACATTTATCTTTTAACGTATTTACTGCTAATTGGATGGAAAGTAGTCACATTGTTACCTTTTTTTAAGTGAGGGATttgattgaatattttattcatagtgagaccaaattgaataaaataaataaatattggaaCTAAAAGGATAATAAAACCTTTATAGTTAGGGGGAAAGCGGGGAGTTGGCCTCATTATTATTATCCATGGGTTTTTCTCATACATATTGATGCATTTTGTTTGTGCGGGGTATGGATATGCCTCTATTGAGGTAAAAATCTTGGTAGCTTTAAgtcttaattacttttttagtctcataatttattttattcaatttgatcccactgttaataaaatgtttaataatattttaagacgTACAATTAATAACCAGTGCATAGTGATAGTTTATAAATCGAATGatgataatttcaattttcaaccaACAAAAGAGTCACATTGttgcatttttaaaaattgagagatTTAGTTGAATTTTTAAAGGGTTACACTGTTGCATTTTTAAAAGTGAAAGACTTGATTAAACCTTTTAttaatagagggaccaaattgaagaacataaataaataataggatCAAAAAGGTAATTAAACCTAGTTTTTAGGAATGTCCGGTGTGTGTTATTGCTTTGGCATGAACCAAAGCATGCTAGCATTATTggaaatatatttgtagtttgCCATTCATGGAAATGATTGGGTTTAGATCCAACACCCACCTGCAGATTATCTTGTTATTTATTTGCTGAGTGATTAACATATTTTCATCAACCAGAGGTAGTTTGTGgttttttagttgttttttatttttctttatctgtCTAGTTCATATGCATTCTATTTGAGCTTCTCCACATTGTATCTGTTTTGCCTTCTAAGTACTCAAATTTCCTACTTATAGGATTCAGTCTGAAGCACAAGGTCGGGAGGCCTGTAGACTTCTCCATGCGGCTGGGCCTTCAAAGGTTTGCTTCTATTATAGTATGTTGAAAAACGCCCTTCTTTTTGGGATAACCTATTGATGTAAACTTTCTCCTTTCAACATAGGCTTGTTGTAGAGGTCAAGACTTTTCTGTTTTGATCAATGCGGGCGACCTGTTCATTGCTTTTGCTGTTGTCTTAATAACGAAGAAGATCTGTTTTGAGTTTTAACCTATTAGTCACAAATGTTTTATACTTTTTCTATGTTATGCAAATTGATTTCTCATTTAACTTTTAAGATGTTCTCAGATGTTTTTGATTCcaatagtaaagaaaagattCACTAATTGGCTCTGTTGGAAAGTATGTCCTATTTAAGGAGAACATATTTGTTGCAAACCAacaattgaaagaaaaacaaaaggaggaCTTTTATCGAATACTCTTTGTTTAGAGGTCCTTATATATCATATTAACAATCAAAAAAAGGCTTGAAATAAATTTCCTATTTGACAAGGCTTCTTCCTGCCTATAGCTATGAATTCCATTGGAAGAATCATGAGTTCCAATATCAATAGGTTGATTCTTTCCGCTCCTTTATATTCCATAGGTAGAAAAGATTTAAGGATGAAAGAACAAGAAATAGGAGGGAAATCTCTCCTCCAAGGGTTTTTCCTTCTCAATGGATTTCGGATTTCTCCTTTCTCAAATAACCAATGCTCAGTTTacaataacaacaaattttcaTCTCTACTATCCTTCTCCTATTTATATCTAACTAACCCATCTCTACTATGCTTAACGTTCGTTTTCTTTAATGCCAAGAAATTGTCTATATCTGATGTCTTGGCTCTTTTATTCTCAATCATTGACGTACTTGCTCTTCAGGTTATAATTACAAGTATAAATATTGACGGGAATCTTCTTCTCATTGGCAGTCATCAAAAAGAAAAGGTGAATTAATTGCTGCTTGTAATTCTTTTATTGatggtaatatttttatttcttatttctcaTTGGCAGTCATCAAAAAAAGGTGAACTAAATGCTGCTTATAATGCTTTTGTTGgtgatcatatttttatttcttatttcagATAAATACAAGGTGTTATAGAGATCAAATTtactaaattttcatatttatcttGCACAATCTGTTTGCTTATGGCTTGAGCATTTGCAGTGATTTGAAAAATCTGTCTTCCACAATTCCATAGTTTTCTGGAAGGCAAACTGACCTGAGTGGTTCAACTAAACAATGGTGAATAGTTTAGCTGCATGGTTCAGTTAGTACCTCATGTTATAACCAAATGAAGCTGAGTGTTGCCATTATGTAGCCAAACGAGTAGGTAGTTCATATTATGGTGGTTAGAGGTGACAATTGATCGACAAACCACATTTTTATGACATTGCAGCTTGCAACAATGTGATGAAGTAAAACTCAATGTACATGCATATTGGACCTGTTAAAAGTACTTATGTATTTTACTTTGAGAGTAATACACTATTCAAGTAATAATGTCATATGTGTCAATGCATAATCATACAAGTTATTggattgaataaaatattattaaattacaatAACGATTAATTCGTTGATGATTTTATTCTACATACTGTTCTCATGGTGACAACCTAACTTGTATTATCTTTGATAGGGAGAGCCTCCCAGACAATTTAAGATCGTGA carries:
- the LOC114175096 gene encoding pyridoxal kinase, translating into MNVDGGVGWLSVEHCSMLLKPSLLSHQSNFRFSRETRIFWARNSTNSYMAPPILSLALPSDTGRVLSIQSHTVQGYVGNKSAVFPLQLLGYDVDPINSVQFSNHTGYPTFKGQVLNGQELWELIEGLEGNELLFYTHLLTGYIGSESFLNTVLQVVNKLRSINPELIYVCDPVMGDEGKLYVPQELVSVYREKVVPVASMLTPNQFEAELLTGFRIQSEAQGREACRLLHAAGPSKVIITSINIDGNLLLIGSHQKEKGEPPRQFKIVIPKIPAYFTGTGDLMTALLLGWSNKYRDNLDIAAELAVSSLQALLHRTLSDYKNAGHDSQSTSLEIRLIQSQDDIRNPEVNFKAEIYS